Proteins co-encoded in one Cricetulus griseus strain 17A/GY chromosome 1 unlocalized genomic scaffold, alternate assembly CriGri-PICRH-1.0 chr1_1, whole genome shotgun sequence genomic window:
- the Tbrg4 gene encoding FAST kinase domain-containing protein 4 isoform X1, with product MAVRLMKRCTCLLRDTTRLVPTITPVGRVRLAGVACKTLTSSVSSPSSGSLTELLGKEQVFTPYPEHQEVDHLIEKATRPEELLELLGGGYSLHRNHPALILIRLSYLLSEKPKEKALLVEDARFLQLVSRIDSQVSSIWHGTLVKLLRSMYTLVLPQMSKELRSVEQEVRWRLRRLKYKHLVFLVESCTSYMQEQHSQELLAELLMHLERRWTEINDSRTVVTMMMKAGHLSESLMNRLEDKCLELVEQFGPDELRKVLVTLAAQSRRSVPLLRAISYHLVQKPFPLTKGVLLDLAYAYGKLNFHQTQVSQRLAADLLPFVPSMTLGEVARCTKSFAFLKWLNLSLFEAFTQHLLSRVQDVSLTHLCSILLAFARLNFHPEQEDEFFKLVHEKLDSMLGSLEPTLQVDLVWALCVLQQVREAELQTVLHPGLHTQFLGSKSPKDQSTFQKLVHINTTALLEHPEYKGPFLPASAVALCPSSSSKQMTPLQKELQETLKELLGSTDQGRLDVVTQYGWVLDAEVLLDTDGHFLPLRDFVAPHLAQPVGNRPLPPGAKRIAFLRWEFPNFNSRSKDLLGRFVLARRHVLAAGFLVVDVPYYEWLDLKSGWQKGAYLKDKMRKAVAEELAK from the exons ATGGCAGTTCGCCTGATGAAGCGATGCACGTGCCTGTTGAGAGACACTACCCGCCTAGTCCCTACCATTACTCCAGTTGGCCGAGTGAGACTTGCTGGGGTGGCCTGTAAGACTTTGACCTCCTCAGTCAGTTCCCCCTCCTCGGGTTCCTTGACAGAGCTGTTGGGAAAAGAGCAAGTGTTTACTCCCTACCCAGAGCACCAAGAGGTGGACCACCTTATTGAGAAAGCCACCAGGCCAGAGGAGCTGCTTGAACTGCTAGGTGGTGGTTATAGCCTGCACCGCAATCATCCGGCCCTCATACTCATCCGGCTCTCTTATCTGCTGTCTGAGAAGCCAAAGGAAAAGGCCTTGCTTGTAGAGGATGCTCGCTTTCTGCAACTTGTCAGTCGGATTGACAGTCAG GTTTCTTCCATCTGGCATGGGACCCTCGTGAAGCTGCTGAGGAGCATGTATACACTAGTGCTTCCTCAGATGTCCAAGGAGCTGCGGTCCGTGGAACAGGAAGTGCGCTGGCGTCTGCGAAGGTTAAAGTATAAGCACTTGGTCTTCCTGGTTGAGTCCTGTACCTCCTACATGCAGGAGCAGCACTCCCAGGAGCTCCTGGCTGAGCTGCTGATGCACCTGGAGAGGCGCTGGACAGAGATCAATGACAGCCGTACAGTGGTAACCATGATGATGAAGGCAGGACACCTCTCAGAGTCACTGATGAACCGCCTGGAAGACAAG TGCCTGGAGCTGGTGGAGCAGTTTGGCCCTGATGAGCTGCGGAAGGTGTTAGTGACGCTGGCAGCACAGAGCCGGCGGTCGGTGCCCCTGCTGCGGGCCATCTCCTACCACCTGGTACAGAAGCCCTTCCCACTGACGAAAGGCGTGCTCCTGGACCTGGCCTATGCCTATG GTAAACTCAATTTCCACCAGACCCAAGTGTCCCAGCGCCTGGCTGCTGACCTCCTGCCCTTTGTTCCCAGCATGACACTTGGTGAGGTAGCCCGTTGTACCAAGTCCTTTGCCTTCCTCAAGTGGCTGAACCTGTCCTTATTTGAAGCCTTTACTCAG CATCTCCTGAGCAGAGTCCAGGATGTCTCCCTGACCCACCTGTGCAGCATTCTTCTCGCTTTCGCCCGTCTGAACTTTCATCCTGAACAAGAAGATGAGTTCTTCAAATTG GTGCATGAGAAGCTGGACTCCATGCTGGGGAGCCTGGAGCCAACCCTGCAGGTGGACCTGGTGTGGGCACTCTGTGTGCTGCAGCAAGTTCGAGAAGCAGAGCTGCAAACAGTTCTCCATCCTGGACTTCACACACAATTTCTAG GGAGCAAGTCTCCAAAGGACCAGAGTACTTTCCAGAAGTTGGTTCACATCAACACCACCGCCCTGCTGGAGCACCCTGAATATAAAGGCCCCTTCCTGCCAGCCTCAGCTGTAGCCCTCTGTCCCTCATCCTCTAGCAAGCAGATGACACCTCTTCAGAAGGAGCTGCAGGAGACACTGAAGGAACTGCTGGGGAGCACTGACCAGGGCAGGCTGGATGTGGTCACCCAATATGGCTGGGTGCTGG atgCAGAGGTGCTCCTGGATACGGATGGCCACTTTCTGCCCCTGAGAGATTTTGTTGCTCCTCACCTTGCCCAGCCAGTTGGGAACCGGCCACTGCCCCCAGGAGCTAAAAG GATCGCTTTCCTGCGCTGGGAGTTCCCTAACTTCAACAGCCGAAGCAAGGACTTGTTGGGCCGTTTTGTCCTGGCTCGCCGACATGTGCTGGCTGCAGGCTTCCTGGTAGTAGAT GTCCCATATTATGAATGGCTGGATCTCAAGTCTGGATGGCAGAAAGGTGCCTACCTCAAGGACAAGATGCGAAAAGCAGTGGCTGAGGAGCTAGCCAAATGA
- the Tbrg4 gene encoding FAST kinase domain-containing protein 4 isoform X2, protein MHVPVERHYPPSPYHYSSWPKHQEVDHLIEKATRPEELLELLGGGYSLHRNHPALILIRLSYLLSEKPKEKALLVEDARFLQLVSRIDSQVSSIWHGTLVKLLRSMYTLVLPQMSKELRSVEQEVRWRLRRLKYKHLVFLVESCTSYMQEQHSQELLAELLMHLERRWTEINDSRTVVTMMMKAGHLSESLMNRLEDKCLELVEQFGPDELRKVLVTLAAQSRRSVPLLRAISYHLVQKPFPLTKGVLLDLAYAYGKLNFHQTQVSQRLAADLLPFVPSMTLGEVARCTKSFAFLKWLNLSLFEAFTQHLLSRVQDVSLTHLCSILLAFARLNFHPEQEDEFFKLVHEKLDSMLGSLEPTLQVDLVWALCVLQQVREAELQTVLHPGLHTQFLGSKSPKDQSTFQKLVHINTTALLEHPEYKGPFLPASAVALCPSSSSKQMTPLQKELQETLKELLGSTDQGRLDVVTQYGWVLDAEVLLDTDGHFLPLRDFVAPHLAQPVGNRPLPPGAKRIAFLRWEFPNFNSRSKDLLGRFVLARRHVLAAGFLVVDVPYYEWLDLKSGWQKGAYLKDKMRKAVAEELAK, encoded by the exons ATGCACGTGCCTGTTGAGAGACACTACCCGCCTAGTCCCTACCATTACTCCAGTTGGCCGA AGCACCAAGAGGTGGACCACCTTATTGAGAAAGCCACCAGGCCAGAGGAGCTGCTTGAACTGCTAGGTGGTGGTTATAGCCTGCACCGCAATCATCCGGCCCTCATACTCATCCGGCTCTCTTATCTGCTGTCTGAGAAGCCAAAGGAAAAGGCCTTGCTTGTAGAGGATGCTCGCTTTCTGCAACTTGTCAGTCGGATTGACAGTCAG GTTTCTTCCATCTGGCATGGGACCCTCGTGAAGCTGCTGAGGAGCATGTATACACTAGTGCTTCCTCAGATGTCCAAGGAGCTGCGGTCCGTGGAACAGGAAGTGCGCTGGCGTCTGCGAAGGTTAAAGTATAAGCACTTGGTCTTCCTGGTTGAGTCCTGTACCTCCTACATGCAGGAGCAGCACTCCCAGGAGCTCCTGGCTGAGCTGCTGATGCACCTGGAGAGGCGCTGGACAGAGATCAATGACAGCCGTACAGTGGTAACCATGATGATGAAGGCAGGACACCTCTCAGAGTCACTGATGAACCGCCTGGAAGACAAG TGCCTGGAGCTGGTGGAGCAGTTTGGCCCTGATGAGCTGCGGAAGGTGTTAGTGACGCTGGCAGCACAGAGCCGGCGGTCGGTGCCCCTGCTGCGGGCCATCTCCTACCACCTGGTACAGAAGCCCTTCCCACTGACGAAAGGCGTGCTCCTGGACCTGGCCTATGCCTATG GTAAACTCAATTTCCACCAGACCCAAGTGTCCCAGCGCCTGGCTGCTGACCTCCTGCCCTTTGTTCCCAGCATGACACTTGGTGAGGTAGCCCGTTGTACCAAGTCCTTTGCCTTCCTCAAGTGGCTGAACCTGTCCTTATTTGAAGCCTTTACTCAG CATCTCCTGAGCAGAGTCCAGGATGTCTCCCTGACCCACCTGTGCAGCATTCTTCTCGCTTTCGCCCGTCTGAACTTTCATCCTGAACAAGAAGATGAGTTCTTCAAATTG GTGCATGAGAAGCTGGACTCCATGCTGGGGAGCCTGGAGCCAACCCTGCAGGTGGACCTGGTGTGGGCACTCTGTGTGCTGCAGCAAGTTCGAGAAGCAGAGCTGCAAACAGTTCTCCATCCTGGACTTCACACACAATTTCTAG GGAGCAAGTCTCCAAAGGACCAGAGTACTTTCCAGAAGTTGGTTCACATCAACACCACCGCCCTGCTGGAGCACCCTGAATATAAAGGCCCCTTCCTGCCAGCCTCAGCTGTAGCCCTCTGTCCCTCATCCTCTAGCAAGCAGATGACACCTCTTCAGAAGGAGCTGCAGGAGACACTGAAGGAACTGCTGGGGAGCACTGACCAGGGCAGGCTGGATGTGGTCACCCAATATGGCTGGGTGCTGG atgCAGAGGTGCTCCTGGATACGGATGGCCACTTTCTGCCCCTGAGAGATTTTGTTGCTCCTCACCTTGCCCAGCCAGTTGGGAACCGGCCACTGCCCCCAGGAGCTAAAAG GATCGCTTTCCTGCGCTGGGAGTTCCCTAACTTCAACAGCCGAAGCAAGGACTTGTTGGGCCGTTTTGTCCTGGCTCGCCGACATGTGCTGGCTGCAGGCTTCCTGGTAGTAGAT GTCCCATATTATGAATGGCTGGATCTCAAGTCTGGATGGCAGAAAGGTGCCTACCTCAAGGACAAGATGCGAAAAGCAGTGGCTGAGGAGCTAGCCAAATGA
- the Tbrg4 gene encoding FAST kinase domain-containing protein 4 isoform X3, which produces MYTLVLPQMSKELRSVEQEVRWRLRRLKYKHLVFLVESCTSYMQEQHSQELLAELLMHLERRWTEINDSRTVVTMMMKAGHLSESLMNRLEDKCLELVEQFGPDELRKVLVTLAAQSRRSVPLLRAISYHLVQKPFPLTKGVLLDLAYAYGKLNFHQTQVSQRLAADLLPFVPSMTLGEVARCTKSFAFLKWLNLSLFEAFTQHLLSRVQDVSLTHLCSILLAFARLNFHPEQEDEFFKLVHEKLDSMLGSLEPTLQVDLVWALCVLQQVREAELQTVLHPGLHTQFLGSKSPKDQSTFQKLVHINTTALLEHPEYKGPFLPASAVALCPSSSSKQMTPLQKELQETLKELLGSTDQGRLDVVTQYGWVLDAEVLLDTDGHFLPLRDFVAPHLAQPVGNRPLPPGAKRIAFLRWEFPNFNSRSKDLLGRFVLARRHVLAAGFLVVDVPYYEWLDLKSGWQKGAYLKDKMRKAVAEELAK; this is translated from the exons ATGTATACACTAGTGCTTCCTCAGATGTCCAAGGAGCTGCGGTCCGTGGAACAGGAAGTGCGCTGGCGTCTGCGAAGGTTAAAGTATAAGCACTTGGTCTTCCTGGTTGAGTCCTGTACCTCCTACATGCAGGAGCAGCACTCCCAGGAGCTCCTGGCTGAGCTGCTGATGCACCTGGAGAGGCGCTGGACAGAGATCAATGACAGCCGTACAGTGGTAACCATGATGATGAAGGCAGGACACCTCTCAGAGTCACTGATGAACCGCCTGGAAGACAAG TGCCTGGAGCTGGTGGAGCAGTTTGGCCCTGATGAGCTGCGGAAGGTGTTAGTGACGCTGGCAGCACAGAGCCGGCGGTCGGTGCCCCTGCTGCGGGCCATCTCCTACCACCTGGTACAGAAGCCCTTCCCACTGACGAAAGGCGTGCTCCTGGACCTGGCCTATGCCTATG GTAAACTCAATTTCCACCAGACCCAAGTGTCCCAGCGCCTGGCTGCTGACCTCCTGCCCTTTGTTCCCAGCATGACACTTGGTGAGGTAGCCCGTTGTACCAAGTCCTTTGCCTTCCTCAAGTGGCTGAACCTGTCCTTATTTGAAGCCTTTACTCAG CATCTCCTGAGCAGAGTCCAGGATGTCTCCCTGACCCACCTGTGCAGCATTCTTCTCGCTTTCGCCCGTCTGAACTTTCATCCTGAACAAGAAGATGAGTTCTTCAAATTG GTGCATGAGAAGCTGGACTCCATGCTGGGGAGCCTGGAGCCAACCCTGCAGGTGGACCTGGTGTGGGCACTCTGTGTGCTGCAGCAAGTTCGAGAAGCAGAGCTGCAAACAGTTCTCCATCCTGGACTTCACACACAATTTCTAG GGAGCAAGTCTCCAAAGGACCAGAGTACTTTCCAGAAGTTGGTTCACATCAACACCACCGCCCTGCTGGAGCACCCTGAATATAAAGGCCCCTTCCTGCCAGCCTCAGCTGTAGCCCTCTGTCCCTCATCCTCTAGCAAGCAGATGACACCTCTTCAGAAGGAGCTGCAGGAGACACTGAAGGAACTGCTGGGGAGCACTGACCAGGGCAGGCTGGATGTGGTCACCCAATATGGCTGGGTGCTGG atgCAGAGGTGCTCCTGGATACGGATGGCCACTTTCTGCCCCTGAGAGATTTTGTTGCTCCTCACCTTGCCCAGCCAGTTGGGAACCGGCCACTGCCCCCAGGAGCTAAAAG GATCGCTTTCCTGCGCTGGGAGTTCCCTAACTTCAACAGCCGAAGCAAGGACTTGTTGGGCCGTTTTGTCCTGGCTCGCCGACATGTGCTGGCTGCAGGCTTCCTGGTAGTAGAT GTCCCATATTATGAATGGCTGGATCTCAAGTCTGGATGGCAGAAAGGTGCCTACCTCAAGGACAAGATGCGAAAAGCAGTGGCTGAGGAGCTAGCCAAATGA